Proteins from a genomic interval of Micromonospora sp. NBC_00389:
- a CDS encoding MlaE family ABC transporter permease — protein MSGPVTAVRHIGEFFAFCLDTLRGLGRRPVQVREFLQQAWFISSVSILPAALVSIPFGAVIALQLGSLVRQLGAQSFTGAASVLAVVREAGPIVTALIIAGAGGSAICADLGSRKIREELDAMQVLGIDPIHRLVVPRVLASMLVAVLLNGLVSVVGVAGGYLFNVVLQGGTPGAYLASFQALGQLPDLLVGEVKALLFGAAAALVASYKGMTAKGGPKGVGDAVNQSVVITFMLLFALNFIVTAVYFQVVPQKGS, from the coding sequence ATGAGCGGCCCCGTCACCGCCGTACGGCACATCGGGGAGTTCTTCGCGTTCTGCCTGGACACACTGCGCGGCCTCGGCCGGCGACCGGTGCAGGTCCGCGAGTTCCTCCAGCAGGCCTGGTTCATCAGCTCGGTGTCGATCCTGCCCGCCGCGCTCGTCTCCATCCCCTTTGGCGCGGTCATCGCGTTGCAGCTCGGCTCGCTGGTCCGTCAGCTCGGGGCGCAGTCGTTCACCGGCGCGGCGTCGGTGCTCGCGGTGGTCCGTGAGGCGGGGCCGATCGTCACCGCGCTGATCATCGCTGGCGCGGGTGGCTCGGCGATCTGCGCCGATCTCGGCTCTCGGAAGATCCGCGAGGAGCTCGACGCGATGCAGGTGTTGGGCATCGATCCCATCCACCGCCTCGTGGTACCCCGGGTGCTCGCCTCGATGCTGGTCGCCGTGCTGCTCAACGGCCTGGTCAGCGTGGTCGGGGTGGCGGGTGGCTACCTGTTCAACGTGGTCCTGCAGGGCGGCACACCCGGCGCGTACCTGGCCAGCTTCCAGGCCCTGGGGCAACTGCCCGACCTGCTGGTGGGTGAGGTCAAGGCGCTGCTGTTCGGCGCTGCCGCCGCGCTGGTCGCCTCGTACAAGGGGATGACCGCCAAGGGCGGCCCGAAGGGGGTCGGCGACGCGGTCAACCAGAGCGTGGTGATCACCTTCATGCTGCTGTTCGCGCTGAACTTCATCGTCACGGCCGTGTACTTCCAGGTCGTACCGCAGAAGGGAAGCTGA
- a CDS encoding MerR family transcriptional regulator, with translation MLIGELAERAGTSTRTLRYYEAHGLVRAQRSANGYRVYDEAELRVVREIRGLLAVGFGLDDVRPFVACLRAGNTSGDVCPDSVLVLRRKLVEVDAVIDRLGAVRQQLHTQLTHAIAHREETCPKRKFAR, from the coding sequence ATGCTGATCGGCGAACTGGCTGAGCGGGCCGGCACGAGTACCCGCACCCTGCGCTACTACGAGGCACACGGGTTGGTACGGGCACAGCGCTCCGCCAACGGCTACCGGGTCTACGACGAGGCGGAGCTACGGGTCGTCCGTGAGATCCGAGGGCTGCTCGCTGTCGGCTTCGGCCTCGACGACGTCCGTCCGTTCGTCGCCTGTCTTCGGGCCGGCAACACGTCCGGCGACGTCTGCCCGGACTCGGTGCTGGTGCTGCGACGCAAGCTCGTCGAGGTCGACGCCGTCATCGACCGGCTCGGCGCCGTACGCCAACAGCTACACACCCAGCTCACCCATGCCATCGCGCACCGGGAGGAAACATGCCCCAAACGGAAATTCGCTCGCTAG
- a CDS encoding MCE family protein, producing MSNRMMVPLLKLVVFAAVTLLLTALLAQTLGAFPPGGVTYRARFTDVTGLLTGDDVRVAGVKVGRVRGIKVVDDTAAEVAFTVTTDVPVATSVRAKIRYRNLVGQRYVALSEGPGEGRPLRPDGLIPLGQTTPALDLTVLFSGFRPLFTALDPDDVNKLAYEIIQVLQGEGGTVSSLLQRTASLTNTLADRDAVIGRVITNLNGVLGTLAERDQNLDQSISQLQQFVSGLSADRTAIGESLVSIGELTTATSSLLRDVRPPLAADVRALGELSGTLNRNAAVIDSTLGRMPERYQSLTRVASYGSWFNFYLCDFDGNVAVSGRAPLDLPTFSAPAARCTGGSQ from the coding sequence ATGAGCAACCGGATGATGGTGCCCCTGCTGAAGCTGGTGGTCTTCGCCGCCGTGACCCTGCTGCTGACGGCGCTGCTCGCGCAGACCCTCGGCGCCTTCCCGCCGGGTGGCGTCACCTACCGCGCCCGGTTCACCGACGTCACCGGACTGCTTACCGGAGACGACGTCCGCGTCGCCGGCGTGAAGGTCGGCCGCGTCCGCGGCATCAAGGTGGTCGACGACACCGCCGCCGAGGTGGCCTTCACCGTCACCACCGACGTCCCGGTGGCCACCAGCGTCCGCGCCAAGATTCGCTACCGCAACCTGGTGGGCCAGCGGTACGTGGCGCTGAGCGAGGGCCCGGGGGAGGGGCGACCACTGCGGCCCGACGGCCTGATCCCGCTCGGCCAGACCACCCCGGCGCTCGACCTAACAGTGTTGTTCAGCGGGTTCCGGCCCCTGTTCACGGCGCTCGACCCGGACGACGTCAACAAGCTCGCCTACGAGATCATCCAGGTGCTGCAGGGCGAGGGCGGCACGGTCAGCAGCCTGCTGCAACGCACCGCGTCGCTCACCAACACCCTCGCCGACCGGGACGCCGTCATCGGGCGGGTCATCACCAACCTCAACGGCGTCCTGGGCACCCTGGCCGAACGGGACCAGAACCTCGACCAGAGCATCAGCCAGCTGCAGCAGTTCGTCTCCGGGCTGTCCGCCGACCGCACGGCCATCGGCGAGTCGCTGGTCAGCATCGGCGAGCTCACGACCGCCACGTCGTCGCTGCTGCGCGATGTCCGACCACCGCTCGCCGCGGACGTGCGCGCCCTGGGCGAACTCTCCGGCACCCTCAACCGCAACGCGGCCGTTATCGACAGCACCCTCGGGCGGATGCCCGAGCGGTACCAGTCCCTGACCCGCGTCGCGTCCTACGGCTCGTGGTTCAACTTCTACCTCTGCGACTTCGACGGCAACGTGGCGGTGTCGGGCCGGGCACCGCTCGACCTGCCCACCTTCAGCGCCCCGGCCGCCCGATGCACTGGCGGCAGCCAGTGA
- a CDS encoding LutC/YkgG family protein has protein sequence MTSRELILGRLRAALGATPTTSGDVPRGYRPAGGAVDLDVLVHRLTDYRATVHRCADGEVAQAVDTILGGRRVVVPPGLPRRWLPDTVDVLTDDNLPREQVAAADGVVTAAAVAVAETGTVILDAAPDQGRRVITLLPDVHICVLRTDQVVAGVPDALARLDPHRPLTWISGPSATSDIELNRVEGVHGPRHLHVVLVPR, from the coding sequence ATGACCTCCCGTGAGTTGATCCTCGGCCGCCTCCGCGCGGCTCTCGGCGCGACGCCGACCACCTCCGGCGACGTGCCGCGGGGCTACCGGCCAGCCGGCGGTGCCGTGGACCTCGACGTGCTGGTGCACCGGCTCACCGACTACCGGGCCACCGTGCACCGGTGTGCCGACGGCGAGGTGGCGCAGGCCGTCGACACGATCCTTGGTGGCCGACGCGTCGTCGTCCCGCCCGGGCTGCCCCGGCGCTGGTTGCCCGACACCGTCGACGTGCTGACCGACGACAACCTCCCGAGGGAACAGGTCGCCGCGGCCGACGGGGTGGTCACCGCGGCGGCGGTCGCCGTCGCCGAGACCGGGACGGTCATCCTCGACGCGGCCCCCGACCAGGGGCGGCGGGTCATCACGCTGCTGCCCGACGTGCACATCTGCGTCCTGCGTACCGATCAGGTCGTCGCGGGTGTGCCGGACGCCCTCGCGCGCCTCGACCCGCACCGCCCGCTCACCTGGATCAGCGGGCCGTCCGCCACCAGCGACATCGAACTCAACCGGGTCGAGGGCGTGCACGGCCCCCGGCACCTGCACGTGGTGCTCGTACCCCGCTGA
- a CDS encoding ABC transporter ATP-binding protein — translation MGVEVAVQGLTKSFGGQPVWSDVSLTLPAGEISVLLGPSGTGKSVFLKTLVGLLRPDAGSIWIEGKDLPRLSERALYEVRKLFGVLFQDGALFGSMTIYDNVAFPLREHTRKSESQIREVVTEKLDMVGLVGAEKKLPGEISGGMRKRAGLARALVLDPRIVLFDEPDSGLDPVRTAYLNQLIIDLNQRTGATFLIVTHDINTARTVPDNIGLIYHGHLAMFGSREMLLSSTEPVVRQFLNAQRIGPIGMAEEKDAEELRAEADAGVELPPLPPIPLQLPPSDGLPRAAERPPGQWCREHGVTPPPGSFAGLRDAEQPTVALNGPPAGDGRQGAGVPG, via the coding sequence ATGGGCGTCGAGGTGGCGGTGCAGGGGCTGACCAAGTCCTTCGGTGGCCAGCCGGTCTGGTCGGACGTCAGCCTGACCCTGCCGGCCGGCGAGATATCCGTGCTGCTAGGCCCGTCCGGCACCGGCAAGTCGGTGTTCCTCAAGACCCTGGTGGGGCTGCTACGCCCCGACGCCGGGTCGATCTGGATCGAGGGCAAGGACCTGCCCCGGCTCTCGGAGCGGGCGTTGTACGAGGTGCGCAAGCTGTTCGGAGTGCTGTTCCAGGATGGCGCGCTGTTCGGCTCGATGACGATCTACGACAACGTGGCCTTCCCGCTGCGGGAGCACACCCGCAAGTCCGAGTCCCAGATCCGCGAGGTGGTCACCGAGAAGCTCGACATGGTCGGCCTGGTCGGCGCCGAGAAGAAACTGCCGGGGGAGATCTCCGGTGGGATGCGCAAGCGGGCCGGCCTTGCCCGCGCGCTCGTGCTTGACCCCCGCATCGTCCTGTTCGACGAGCCCGACTCCGGATTGGACCCGGTTCGCACCGCGTACCTGAACCAGCTGATCATCGATCTGAACCAGCGGACCGGGGCGACCTTTCTGATCGTCACGCACGACATCAACACCGCGCGCACGGTGCCCGACAACATCGGCCTGATCTACCACGGGCACCTGGCCATGTTCGGGTCGCGGGAGATGCTGCTGTCCAGCACCGAGCCGGTGGTGCGGCAGTTCCTCAACGCCCAGCGGATCGGACCGATCGGCATGGCTGAGGAGAAGGACGCCGAGGAGCTGCGAGCCGAGGCGGACGCCGGCGTGGAACTGCCGCCGCTGCCGCCCATCCCGCTGCAGCTGCCGCCGTCGGACGGACTGCCCCGCGCCGCCGAGCGGCCACCGGGGCAGTGGTGCCGGGAGCACGGCGTCACCCCGCCACCCGGCTCCTTCGCCGGGCTACGCGACGCCGAACAGCCCACCGTCGCGCTGAACGGACCGCCGGCCGGGGACGGGCGGCAGGGAGCGGGGGTCCCCGGATGA
- the shbA gene encoding RNA polymerase sigma factor ShbA, translating to MTTAIEPELVHLAAHGDRAALAALLTTVRPGLVRYCRARLGRVGGAYTTADDVAQEVCLAVLKALPRYRDQGRPFSAFVFAIAANKVADALRAAVRGAAVAVPDTHLEQADTTPGPEQQAVATDLARRLSVLLHRLPDVQREIITLRVAVGLTAEEVGSILGMSAPAVRVAQSRALARLRTLAGDGLDEVAA from the coding sequence ATGACCACAGCGATCGAGCCAGAGCTCGTCCACCTGGCCGCCCACGGTGACCGGGCGGCGCTCGCTGCCCTGCTCACCACCGTGCGGCCGGGGCTGGTCCGCTACTGCCGGGCCCGGCTGGGCCGCGTCGGTGGGGCGTACACCACCGCCGACGACGTCGCCCAGGAGGTCTGCCTGGCGGTGTTGAAGGCCCTTCCCCGCTATCGCGACCAGGGCAGGCCGTTCTCCGCGTTCGTCTTTGCCATCGCCGCGAACAAGGTCGCCGACGCTCTGCGCGCGGCGGTCCGCGGCGCCGCCGTCGCCGTCCCCGACACCCACCTTGAGCAGGCGGACACCACACCGGGTCCGGAGCAGCAGGCTGTCGCCACCGATCTGGCCCGCCGACTCTCGGTGCTGCTGCACCGCCTCCCCGACGTCCAACGGGAGATCATCACCCTCCGGGTGGCGGTCGGTCTCACCGCCGAGGAAGTCGGCTCGATCCTCGGCATGTCGGCGCCGGCCGTACGGGTGGCCCAGTCCCGTGCCCTGGCCCGGCTCCGTACGCTTGCCGGCGACGGACTTGACGAGGTGGCGGCATGA
- a CDS encoding MCE family protein, which produces MRHRILGIVFIAVLTAALTASVLQYRKAFTPVDWVTLQAGRSGLQLSPGADVKVRGVVVGEVRSVGSEGAGATIRLALDPTSTPRIPADVSARLLPKTLFGERYVELVPPVGGNAVPIRDGAVIIQDRSSTAVELERVLDEALPLLQAVRPDQLAATLGAIAAALEGRGEQLGANVERLDAYLRQLNPAMPTIAEDVRKLAVVLDSYDAALPDLLALLRDVTVTARTVTDQRAQLAAFLADTTDTADATRSFLDRHGDQLIELGQVSRPVLQLLATYAPEYPCLMSGLVALQPRVEEVFSGGRMHITLEVTRDGGKYEKGRDEPVYGAHGGPQCRGLPQPGQPAPDVPVNDGYDRGGARPRTPLPVGLPATAPAGASPAMGRAATGEERALVKPLVGAVTGILPAEVPDIAVLLWGPLLRGGVVNAR; this is translated from the coding sequence ATGAGACATCGCATTCTCGGCATCGTCTTCATCGCCGTACTGACCGCGGCGTTGACCGCCTCCGTGCTGCAGTACCGCAAGGCGTTCACCCCCGTCGACTGGGTCACCCTGCAGGCCGGTCGATCCGGACTGCAGCTGAGCCCGGGCGCCGACGTCAAGGTCCGCGGGGTCGTCGTCGGCGAGGTGCGCTCGGTCGGCAGCGAGGGCGCCGGCGCGACCATCCGGCTGGCCCTGGACCCGACCTCGACGCCGCGGATCCCCGCCGACGTCAGCGCGCGGTTGCTGCCCAAGACGCTCTTCGGCGAGCGGTACGTCGAGCTGGTCCCGCCGGTCGGCGGCAACGCCGTACCGATCCGCGACGGCGCCGTCATCATCCAGGACCGCAGCAGCACCGCCGTCGAGCTGGAACGGGTTCTCGACGAGGCGCTGCCGCTGCTGCAGGCGGTGCGGCCCGACCAGCTCGCCGCGACGCTGGGCGCGATCGCCGCCGCACTCGAAGGTCGCGGCGAGCAACTCGGCGCCAACGTCGAGCGGCTCGATGCGTACCTGCGGCAGCTCAACCCGGCGATGCCGACCATCGCCGAGGACGTCCGGAAGCTCGCCGTCGTGCTGGACAGCTACGACGCCGCCCTACCCGATCTGCTGGCCCTGCTGCGGGACGTCACCGTCACCGCCCGTACGGTCACCGACCAGCGCGCACAGCTGGCGGCGTTCCTCGCCGACACCACCGACACCGCCGACGCCACCCGCAGCTTCCTCGACCGGCACGGTGACCAGCTCATCGAGCTCGGCCAGGTGAGTCGCCCGGTGCTGCAACTGCTCGCCACGTACGCCCCCGAGTATCCGTGCCTGATGAGCGGCCTGGTCGCCCTGCAACCCCGCGTCGAGGAGGTCTTCTCCGGCGGGCGGATGCACATCACCCTCGAGGTCACCCGCGACGGCGGCAAGTACGAGAAGGGACGCGACGAGCCCGTCTACGGCGCGCACGGCGGGCCGCAGTGCCGCGGCCTGCCCCAACCAGGGCAGCCGGCGCCCGACGTGCCCGTCAACGACGGTTACGACCGCGGGGGTGCTCGCCCGCGTACCCCGTTGCCCGTCGGCCTGCCGGCGACCGCGCCCGCCGGCGCTTCCCCGGCGATGGGCCGGGCCGCCACCGGCGAGGAGCGCGCATTGGTCAAGCCCCTGGTCGGCGCCGTCACCGGCATCCTGCCCGCGGAGGTTCCCGACATCGCGGTCCTGCTGTGGGGGCCGTTGCTGAGGGGAGGGGTGGTGAACGCGCGATGA
- a CDS encoding YdeI/OmpD-associated family protein has product MRFRTTLFLGGKTATGMTVPAEIVQALGSGKKPRVTVTINGYTYRSTVAVYGGEFMLPVAAEVRVGAGIAAGDEIDVDLELDSAPRVVDVPADLAAALDAAPGARRQFEALSYSNKRQHVLSVDGAKTPETRQRRVAKAVAALLDLDAQRGG; this is encoded by the coding sequence ATGAGATTTCGTACGACGCTGTTCCTCGGCGGCAAGACGGCCACCGGTATGACGGTGCCGGCGGAGATCGTGCAGGCCCTCGGCTCCGGCAAGAAGCCGCGGGTGACGGTCACGATCAACGGCTACACCTACCGGAGCACGGTGGCCGTCTACGGCGGGGAGTTCATGCTCCCGGTCGCCGCCGAGGTGCGCGTCGGTGCGGGCATCGCGGCGGGGGACGAGATCGACGTCGACCTGGAGTTGGACTCTGCGCCGCGGGTTGTCGACGTTCCGGCGGATCTGGCCGCCGCGCTCGACGCGGCGCCGGGCGCCAGGCGGCAGTTCGAGGCGCTGTCGTACTCCAACAAACGCCAGCACGTGCTTTCGGTCGACGGCGCGAAGACCCCGGAGACCCGGCAGCGGCGGGTGGCCAAGGCCGTCGCGGCGCTGCTCGACCTGGATGCCCAGCGCGGCGGCTAA
- a CDS encoding MlaE family ABC transporter permease, whose product MLVLRYLDNLGGQLAFYLRAFAWAPRTVRRYKREVIRLLAEVSFGSGALAVLGGTVGVICFLTFFTGTEVGLQGYQALNQLGSSAFTGFVSAYFNTREISPLVAALALSATVGCGFTAQLGAMRISEEVDALEVMGVPSLPFLVTTRMIAGFLAVIPLYVVGLLASYLATRTIAVHYYGQSAGTYDYYFHLFLPPEDVLWSFGKVLVFSVIVVLVHCYYGYTASGGPAGVGVAVGRAVRLAIVAVNIVDFFLSLAIWGATTTVRIAG is encoded by the coding sequence GTGCTGGTGCTGCGGTACCTCGACAACCTGGGCGGACAGCTCGCCTTCTACCTGCGGGCGTTCGCCTGGGCGCCGCGAACGGTGCGCCGCTACAAGCGTGAGGTGATACGGCTGCTGGCGGAGGTGAGCTTCGGCTCCGGCGCGCTCGCCGTGCTCGGCGGCACCGTCGGTGTCATCTGCTTCCTGACGTTCTTCACCGGCACCGAGGTCGGACTGCAGGGCTACCAGGCGCTCAACCAGCTCGGCAGCAGCGCCTTCACCGGTTTCGTCTCGGCGTACTTCAACACTCGGGAGATCTCCCCGCTGGTCGCGGCGCTGGCCCTGTCGGCCACCGTGGGCTGCGGGTTCACCGCCCAGCTCGGGGCGATGCGGATCTCCGAGGAGGTGGACGCACTCGAGGTGATGGGGGTGCCCTCGCTGCCGTTCCTGGTCACCACCCGCATGATCGCCGGATTCCTCGCGGTCATCCCGCTGTACGTGGTGGGGCTGCTCGCCAGCTACCTGGCCACCCGCACCATCGCCGTGCACTACTACGGCCAGTCGGCCGGCACCTACGACTACTACTTCCACCTGTTCCTGCCACCCGAGGACGTGCTCTGGTCCTTCGGCAAGGTGCTCGTGTTCAGCGTGATCGTGGTGCTGGTGCACTGCTACTACGGCTACACCGCCAGCGGCGGGCCCGCCGGCGTCGGCGTCGCGGTCGGACGGGCCGTCCGGCTCGCCATCGTCGCGGTCAACATCGTCGATTTCTTCCTGTCGCTGGCCATCTGGGGCGCGACCACCACCGTCCGGATCGCGGGGTGA
- a CDS encoding D-alanyl-D-alanine carboxypeptidase family protein, which produces MTDYRFTAVTLSAILVLPAVAVLPPTPAVAAPSVPCPAVKPPAPPPAIPSPPPVDPTDRAVGGQALATAGLAIPAGAPMTPALTATSWLVADLNSGEVLGGCGPHELRTPASVQKLLLAASLMPRLDPAQMVEVTRADLRDLDPASSLMGVVEGGRYSVESLWLGLLLKSGNDAANVLARVGGGAAGRPGGVETMNDEARRLRANQTHAATPSGLDGPGQYTSAYDLALIARATFAREDFRRYIATRVAQIPAQPRNPAFAITHDNTLLGNYPGTLGGKTGFTDLARQTYVGVAERNGRRLAVTLLGAETAPLGSLGEAAALLNWGFALPPHASVGQLVTPEEKKHDSPVVPVKGEHHAQAEESSIPLLTGLSLGTAVLLAVLILAAPWRRRAARQQPARR; this is translated from the coding sequence GTGACCGACTATCGGTTTACCGCAGTGACGCTCAGCGCCATCCTGGTCCTGCCCGCGGTGGCGGTCCTGCCACCAACACCGGCGGTGGCCGCGCCGTCCGTGCCGTGCCCGGCCGTGAAGCCGCCGGCGCCGCCGCCCGCGATACCGTCCCCACCACCGGTCGACCCCACCGACCGGGCGGTCGGCGGGCAGGCGCTGGCGACGGCAGGGCTGGCCATTCCCGCGGGTGCGCCGATGACGCCGGCACTGACCGCCACCTCATGGCTCGTGGCCGACCTCAACAGTGGTGAGGTCCTGGGTGGGTGCGGCCCCCACGAGCTCCGAACGCCGGCCAGCGTGCAGAAACTGCTGCTGGCGGCGTCCCTGATGCCCCGCCTCGATCCAGCCCAGATGGTGGAAGTGACCAGGGCGGATCTGCGCGATCTCGACCCAGCCAGCTCGCTGATGGGGGTCGTCGAGGGTGGCCGGTACTCCGTCGAGAGCCTGTGGCTGGGGCTCCTGCTCAAATCGGGCAACGACGCGGCCAACGTACTGGCTCGGGTCGGCGGCGGCGCCGCGGGTAGGCCGGGCGGAGTCGAGACGATGAACGACGAAGCACGTCGACTGCGCGCGAACCAGACCCACGCCGCGACGCCTTCCGGCCTGGACGGCCCCGGCCAGTACACCAGCGCATACGACCTCGCGCTGATCGCACGGGCCACCTTCGCCAGGGAGGACTTCCGGCGATACATCGCAACGAGGGTGGCGCAGATACCGGCACAGCCGAGAAACCCGGCATTCGCCATCACTCACGACAACACGCTGCTGGGCAACTATCCCGGGACACTCGGGGGGAAGACGGGCTTCACCGACCTGGCTCGTCAGACGTACGTCGGTGTGGCCGAACGCAACGGTCGACGGCTGGCAGTGACCCTGCTAGGAGCGGAGACCGCTCCGCTGGGGAGTCTCGGAGAGGCGGCAGCCCTGCTCAACTGGGGCTTCGCCCTGCCTCCCCACGCGTCCGTCGGACAACTGGTCACGCCCGAGGAGAAGAAGCACGACAGCCCAGTGGTCCCGGTCAAGGGCGAGCACCATGCTCAGGCCGAGGAATCCTCGATCCCGCTGCTCACCGGGCTGAGCCTCGGCACCGCCGTCCTGCTGGCCGTCCTGATCCTGGCCGCCCCGTGGCGGCGCAGAGCTGCGCGGCAGCAACCCGCCCGACGGTAG
- the trxA gene encoding thioredoxin, whose product MPQTEIRSLVTVTDDTFTELVLASDRPVVVDFWAEWCPPCKAIEKSLAELAQEFGDRMVVAKLNSDENPTATRNYGVMSLPTLLVFRRGEVVGSTVGSRPKSYLRQTLTAQAGL is encoded by the coding sequence ATGCCCCAAACGGAAATTCGCTCGCTAGTCACCGTCACCGACGACACGTTCACCGAACTGGTGCTGGCCAGCGACCGGCCGGTGGTGGTCGACTTCTGGGCGGAGTGGTGCCCGCCCTGCAAGGCGATCGAGAAGAGCCTCGCCGAGCTGGCCCAGGAGTTCGGCGACCGGATGGTCGTGGCCAAGCTCAACTCCGACGAGAACCCGACGGCCACGCGCAACTACGGCGTCATGTCCCTGCCGACGCTGCTGGTGTTCCGCCGGGGCGAGGTCGTCGGATCGACCGTGGGGTCGAGGCCGAAGAGCTACCTGCGACAGACCCTGACCGCACAGGCGGGGTTGTAA
- a CDS encoding MlaD family protein, with amino-acid sequence MTPFRERNPVVVGTLGLALIVAVLLGAFQLDRLADLTGRRYQAAFHDASGLVTGNEVRVAGVRVGKVTAVELARDGAPYVRVRFRVDDDSVRLGTDTGATIRIKTVLGQKYLALSPAGPGRLREGGQIPLARTAAPFDVVQAVTGLADTLDKVDTDQLAAAFTTLSETFADTPESVNASLVGLSRLSRTVAGRDAELRALLDRARQVTAVLATRDEEFRKLVTDGEALLSEVSRRRDAIHKLLVGTDELATQLSGLVTDNRAQLAPALRELREVVAILQRNRDDLEKTIQRMGPFVTAFANVVGNGRWFDSYVSGLLQPYQPTTGGR; translated from the coding sequence GTGACACCGTTTCGGGAACGCAACCCCGTGGTCGTCGGCACGCTCGGGCTGGCGCTGATCGTCGCCGTGCTGCTGGGTGCCTTCCAGCTCGACCGGCTGGCCGACCTCACCGGACGCAGGTACCAGGCGGCCTTCCACGACGCCAGCGGCCTCGTCACCGGCAACGAGGTGCGGGTCGCCGGGGTGCGGGTGGGCAAGGTGACCGCCGTGGAACTCGCCCGCGACGGCGCGCCCTACGTGCGGGTCCGGTTCCGGGTGGACGACGACAGCGTCCGGCTCGGCACCGACACCGGCGCCACGATCAGGATCAAGACGGTGCTCGGCCAGAAGTACCTGGCCCTCTCGCCGGCCGGGCCGGGTCGACTGCGCGAGGGCGGGCAGATCCCCCTCGCCCGCACCGCGGCGCCGTTCGACGTGGTGCAGGCGGTCACCGGACTCGCCGACACCCTCGACAAGGTCGACACCGACCAGCTCGCCGCCGCCTTCACCACCCTGTCCGAGACCTTCGCCGACACGCCCGAGAGCGTCAACGCCTCCCTGGTCGGACTCTCCCGGCTCTCCCGGACCGTCGCCGGACGCGACGCCGAACTGCGGGCGCTGCTCGACCGCGCCCGTCAGGTGACCGCCGTGCTCGCCACCCGGGACGAGGAGTTCCGCAAACTGGTCACCGACGGCGAGGCGCTGCTGAGCGAGGTGAGCCGGCGTCGGGACGCCATCCACAAGCTGCTCGTCGGCACCGACGAGCTCGCCACCCAGCTGTCCGGACTGGTCACCGACAACCGCGCCCAGCTCGCTCCCGCGCTGCGCGAGCTGCGTGAGGTGGTCGCCATCCTGCAGCGCAACCGGGACGACCTGGAGAAGACCATCCAGCGGATGGGGCCGTTCGTCACCGCGTTCGCCAACGTGGTGGGCAACGGCCGCTGGTTCGACTCGTACGTCTCCGGTCTGCTCCAGCCGTACCAGCCCACGACGGGAGGCCGCTGA